A portion of the Toxoplasma gondii ME49 chromosome VIIb, whole genome shotgun sequence genome contains these proteins:
- a CDS encoding NOT2 / NOT3 / NOT5 family protein (encoded by transcript TGME49_257150), whose amino-acid sequence MENNTPNGGDRPQHTSASTESQETGVRSSASQGSGPSSHAIPQRAAPSGTHDGEEGGQGHRGASSRGEATEPSTGTTSGVDRERGERTAVPASKDAWSSLRGKMCLEEMLYETSQRAKVYNRNHYGLLGILKVIRMTDPDLNVLALGTDLTSLGLNLNSPDCLFSSFGSPWSDAPAARDAESLLPSCYLPPVPPTFKLSHLEKFNEHTLFYIFYCCPRLLLQGCAAAELYNRSWQYHKEWKKWFLAEAPSRATGRSSAGAEEGKEGSPSSERAWGRDSDSASNRGGAGKGAEKETGKRQDGDTQENGELAAAAEKDRVEDTGVDAKGNKAASGNSTDLPRWIYFEPATWNRKEFRGVLDPQCFLKAEEVRQSVEEGVRQVRAQQQLQHQQLQQLQQQHQHQVSVQQQVSAAQHLQHFSQKPGLSQPQINQLAGMSLASQNSVSAHHANPGQIQGTGGGISSSQAGQSGVPSWSAVSSGTAGPSANTVGGGAGGGAAAGC is encoded by the exons ATGGAGAACAACACGCCCAATGGAGGCGACCGGCCCCAGCATACTTCCGCGTCCACTGAGAGTCAGGAGACCGGCGTTCGGAGTTCAGCGAGCCAGGGAAGCGGCCCTTCTTCGCATGCAATTCCGCAAAGAGCGGCGCCTTCTGGGACGCACGATGGCGAGGAAGGGGGACAAGGACACAGGGGCGCCTCGtcgagaggcgaagcgacagagCCTTCAACCGGCACCACCTCGGGTGTCGACCGCGAGCGCGGAGAGCGAACGGCGGTGCCGGCGTCGAAGGACGCCTGGTCTTCTCTGCGTGGGAAGATGTGCCTAGAAGAAATGTTGTATGAAACGTCGCAGAGGGCGAAAGTGTACAATCGAAACCACTACGGACTGCTCGGCATTCTCAAGGTCATTCGAATGACAGATCCTGATCTGAACGTCTTGGCCCTAGGAACAGATCTCACTTCTCTTGGTCTGAACTTGAACTCTCCCGA ctgcttgttctcctctttcggcTCGCCCTGGTCCGACGCCCCCGCAGCTCGAGATGCGGA GTCCTTGCTTCCGTCGTGCTATCTGCCGCCTGTTCCTCCCACCTTCAAGTTGTCTCACTTGGAGAAATTCAATGAGCACACGCTGTTCTACATTTTCTACTGCTGTCCAAGACTCCTCCTTCAG GGGTGCGCGGCAGCAGAATTGTACAACCGGAGCTGGCAGTACCACAAGGAGTGGAAGAAGTGGTTTCTTGCAGAGGCCCCGTCGAGGGCTACCGGCCGCAGCTCAGCCGGCGCGGAAGAGGGCAAGGAAGGGAGTCCTTCTTCGGAGAGAGCCTGGGGGAGAGACAGTGACTCTGCGAGCAACAGAGGAGGTGCAGGgaaaggcgcagagaaagagacaggaaagcggCAAGATGGAGACACGCAGGAGAACGGCGAGCTGGCTGCGGCAGCCGAAAAGGACCGCGTAGAGGATACCGGCGTTGACGCGAAGGGCAACAAAGCTGCGTCTGGAA ACTCAACAGACCTCCCGAGATGGATCTACTTCGAACCGGCGACGTGGAATCGCAA GGAGTTTCGAGGGGTTCTGGACCCTCAGTGTTTCCTGAAAGCCGAGGAAGTTCGGCAAAGTGTGGAAGAAGGCGTCCGCCAAGTGCGCGCACAACAGCAACTGCAGCACCAGCAACTGCAGCAGTTGCAGCAGCAGCATCAGCaccaggtgtctgtacagcaaCAAGTGTCTGCGGCTCAGCATCTCCAGCACTTTTCCCAGAAGCCTGGGTTGTCGCAGCCTCAAATCAACCAGCTAGCGGGCATGTCGTTGGCTTCTCAGAACAGCGTGTCTGCGCACCACGCGAATCCGGGGCAAATCCAAGGTACAGGCGGCGGCATTTCCTCAAGTCAAGCTGGGCAGTCTGGTGTGCCTTCCTGGTCTGCTGTCTCGTCAGGGACGGCAGGACCTTCCGCAAACACAGTGGGAGGTGGCGCGGGGGGAGGTGCCGCTGCGGGTTGTTGA
- a CDS encoding zinc finger (CCCH type) motif-containing protein (encoded by transcript TGME49_257130), with protein MASSSSASASTAPESVSSTPEKLTPRTYPSGFRFSSAVGTKHMTHDDKKGKSGKLHSSAASTPGLGYYGNSAKQGVANQPGSAIVASQMFKTKLCIDNQTKGCSRGSECPYAHSVDEMRSLPDLRKTKMCSLVLSGKGCKNKACRFAHSESELRYTCNFSEFKTRICRFAQEQGGRGCLYGVRCPYAHSPSELRHLESPTISPTEILVQDRRNRVAFVAKSPHTRVVSSSRPASALKTRPEVAKENQTVTPDSLEHQLQGRHGCRPSFLDEELKKGGASRKTLGESFSFSVVKKLNAPPETATGSESNQASTNAQLHQTENHPSQCKSGSYSHTETDGEQGSSSQGKKDREASCLARGVQANSTIPRSLAGRRRAATENAGKAASKPIGSIEPRHDNLEGQAFLIRDRVSGDKPVAEGEAVSGGTNKESTSPLLQTRKPPSFLVSPANSGVPPASTQEREQVSSPCKLIENAGLDAHRMARVLSVDGLRGMEVRTSGTPSAQTSLIEKSRIFKQLGATPNTVPATSTYWAPTQQLPSLNTGFSTEEIFFPAAPRSNKMDGDVFDSVLPTSLPHVPSSSLLDKRNATLPSSETNPLPPPPGFEHIRPEKTGVPYGRNMPDSVSETFREGPLASSFSENSEVDQHEQLFLQLQRQLLLQCWGKMDEDSLLLSKNLTIAPTGNSGGRTKPENKARMPVPSDLSNEIFSRQSHTSRLPVDWDMWERELQGEDAQPSLGDERGFLSSSATNNTQFLDVHIPQALFIGKVPTPGEKSSRNNGLGTLSVREKGGQTGLDMRTGRKRKEIQEELGELMVAAGAWESGMAP; from the exons AtggcgtcgtcttcctcagcTTCTGCTTCAACCGCGCCAGAGAGTGTGAGCAGCACACCAGAAAAGCTAACTCCGAGGACATATCCGTCAGGAttccgcttttcttctgcagtcgGGACCAAGCATATGACTCACGATGACAAAAAAGGAAAGTCTGGGAAGCTGCATAGTTCCGCAGCGTCTACACCAGGACTTGGGTACTACGGAAACTCGGCAAAACAAGGCGTTGCAAACCAGCCTGGATCTGCCATTGTGGCGAGCCAAATGTTCAAAACAAAATTGTGTATTGACAATCAGACGAAAGGGTGCAGTAGAGGAAGCGAGTGTCCGTATGCCCATTCCGTCGATGAAATGAGAAGTCTTCCTGACTTGCGCAAAACCAAAATGTgctctcttgttctttcaGGCAAAGGATG CAAGAATAAAGCATGTAGATTTGCACATTCCGAGAGCGAGCTTCGATACACCTGCAACTTTTCCGAATTCAAAACTCGTATTTGCCGTTTTGCGCAAGAGCAAGGAGGCCGTGGATGTCTCTACGGCGTTAGGTGTCCGTATGCACATTCCCCATCTGAGCTTCGTCATCTAGAGTCCCCTACAATTTCCCCGACTGAGATTTTGGTACAAGATAGGAGAAATCGTGTGGCGTTCGTTGCCAAGTCGCCTCACACTAgagttgtttcttcttccagacCTGCATCTGCACTGAAGACACGACCAGAAGTGGCTAAAGAAAACCAGACGGTGACACCGGACTCTCTCGAGCATCAGCTACAGGGAAGGCACGGTTGCAgaccttcttttctcgacgAGGAACTGAAAAAAGGTGGTGCGTCGAGGAAAACTTTGGGAGagtccttctctttctcagtCGTGAAGAAACTGAATGCCCCGCCAGAGACGGCAACTGGCAGTGAATCGAACCAAGCGTCCACCAATGCGCAGCTTCACCAGACGGAAAACCACCCTTCACAATGTAAAAGTGGTTCCTACAGtcacacagaaacagacggAGAACAGGGTAGCTCCTCTCAAGGGAAGAAAGACCGAGAGGCTTCCTGTTTGGCACGCGGTGTCCAAGCGAACAGCACAATTCCACGGTCACTTGCCGGTCGACGCCGAGCGGCGACTGAGAACGCTGGGAAAGCTGCCAGCAAACCCATCGGCTCAATAG AACCAAGGCATGATAACTTGGAAGGTCAGGCCTTTTTGATTAGAGACCGTGTTTCCGGTGATAAACCGGTGGCTGAAGGCGAGGCCGTATCCGGTGGCACAAATAAGGAATCTACGTCGCCTCTTTTGCAAACCCGCAAGCCTCcgtcttttcttgtctcccccGCAAACTCTGGTGTTCCACCAGCATCCACccaagagcgagaacaggTTTCCTCCCCGTGTAAGCTGATCGAGAATGCGGGTCTAGATGCTCACAGGATGGCTCGCGTGCTTTCCGTTGATGGCCTGCGAGGCATGGAAGTAAGGACATCCGGGACTCCATCTGCCCAGACCTCTCTAATTGAAAAAAGTCGCATCTTCAAGCAACTGGGTGCAACACCGAATACAGTGCCTGCTACATCTACATACTGGGCGCCGACACAACAACTGCCCTCTCTGAATACTGGCTTTTCTACCGAGGAGATTTTTTTCCCTGCGGCTCCTCGCTCGAACAAAATGGACGGAGATGTGTTTGACTCTGTGTTACCTACATCCCTTCCACACgttccctcttcgtcgctcctAGACAAGCGAAACGCGACTCTCCCGTCGTCGGAAACAAatccgcttcctcctccacCTGGATTCGAGCATATCCGTccggagaagacaggcgTACCGTACGGAAGGAATATGCCGGATTCCGTGTCGGAAACCTTCAGGGAAGGTCcacttgcttcttcgttctccgaAAACAGCGAAGTGGATCAGCACGAGCAACTCTTCTTGCAACTCCAGAGACAACTCTTGCTACAGTGCTGGGGCAAGATGGATGAAGACTCGCTTTTGCTCTCAAAAAACCTGACTATTGCTCCCACCGGAAACTCAGGAGGACGAACCAAGCCAGAAAACAAGGCACGCATGCCTGTTCCCTCGGACCTTTCTAATGAAATCTTCTCGCGACAGAGTCACACGTCGCGCCTCCCCGTTGACTGGGACATGTGGGAACGTGAACTGCAGGGAGAGGACGCTCAACCCTCTCTCGGAGATGAGAGAGGGTTCCTCTCTTCATCGGCAACTAACAACACGCAGTTTCTTGACGTCCACATCCCACAAGCCCTCTTCATCGGGAAGGTGCCAACACCCGGGGAGAAATCGAGCCGCAACAATGGCCTCGGGACCCTGTCTgtgagagaaaaaggcggtCAAACGGGACTTGATATGCGAAcgggaagaaaacggaaagaaATTCAGGAAGAACTTGGGGAACTCATGGTTGCAGCAGGGGCCTGGGAGTCAGGCATGGCGCCGTGA